The genomic window ACCTTCGTCGCAGCTCAGCGCGTCCACGCCGCGGTGATCAGGCGAGCGACTGCTTGGGGCGCATCGACATGCGCGTGATGCCCCGTGCCGGCGACGGTGTGGGCGGACATTTTCAATTTCGGGAAACGGGCCCGCAGTTCCGATTCCTGCGGGAGCATTCCTCTTTCTCCCCGAAGCAGCAGGACAGGCACCGTCGCCTGCGTGCAGACGAGCTGGACGACCGGCTCTACGATGGGAAGCGGCGAGTGCGCGCGCAGGAGCGGGTCCCACTTCCAGGCCAGCGCGTTGTCCTGTTCGGGATCTGGACTGACGCCGCCGTGCGCGAGCAGCCGCGCCGCCGTTTCGGAAAGTGAGCCATTGTTGCGCATCAGCCTCTGCGCGGCATCTGCGACCGAGTCGACGCGGCGCCGCTTGCGCGGCATCTGCCGCAGGTCCTCGAGGTAGCTGCCGAGGCGCGCCGGCACCTCCTCGGTGGAGATGCTCAGCGGCACCGCGTCGATCATCGTCAGATGCGACACTCGACCCGGCCGGAGCGCTGCATAGATCAATGCCGCCGCCGCGCCCATCGAATGCCCGACGATGCGTACCGGTTCCTGCGGCGAGAGGACCTCGAGGGCGCCGTCCAGGTCGGCGATGTACTCGACGAAGTGATAGAAGCCGCCCGGCCCGACCCACTGCGAATCACCGTGCCCGCGGAAATCCATCGCGACGGTCCGACCGGGCAGCAGGGGCGCGAGCAGGTCGAAGGAGCCGGCGTGATCGAGCCAGCCGTGCAGCATCAGCGTCAGCTCGCCCTCGCCGCGTTCGACGCAGTGGAGCTTCAAGCCACGGACGTTGAGCAAGCGGTGGTTCACGGAGCAGAGGCTAACAACTTGACCGGTCGCGCGCCGTTTGCTACCGGCGCGCGATGGCGAATCCCCTCGTCGGCATCATCATGGGCAGCAAGACCGACCTCGAGGTGCTGAATGGCGCCGTCGAGATCCTGAAGGAGTTCGGCATCGAGCACGAGGTGCGCGTGCTCTCCGCGCATCGGACGCCAGAGCAAGTGCTGGAATGGTCGTCCAGCGCCGAGAGTCGCGGGCTCGAAGTGCTCATTGCCGGGGCCGGCGGAGCGGCACACTTGCCCGGGGTGGTCGCGGCGAAGACGGTGCTGCCGGTTCTCGGCGTGCCCGTGCCGTCCACCACGCTGGGCGGCGCCGACGCGCTCCTTTCGATCGTGCAGATGCCGAAGGGGATTCCGGTAGGCACGCTCGCCATCGGAAAGTCCGGAGCAGCGAATGCCGCGCTGCTTGCCATCGCCATCCTCTCCGGAAAGCGTCCCGACTTGCGCGAGCGCCTGCGCGCCTGGCGGAAGAAGCGCGCCGAAGAAGTGCTCCAGGCGGACAAGTCCGTCAGCGGATCTTGACGCCCATCGCCAGCCCTTCGGCGGTGGGCAGCATCGTGGCGCGGAAGCGGCCGCCGCGCGCCAGCTCCTCG from Deltaproteobacteria bacterium includes these protein-coding regions:
- a CDS encoding alpha/beta hydrolase, with amino-acid sequence MNHRLLNVRGLKLHCVERGEGELTLMLHGWLDHAGSFDLLAPLLPGRTVAMDFRGHGDSQWVGPGGFYHFVEYIADLDGALEVLSPQEPVRIVGHSMGAAAALIYAALRPGRVSHLTMIDAVPLSISTEEVPARLGSYLEDLRQMPRKRRRVDSVADAAQRLMRNNGSLSETAARLLAHGGVSPDPEQDNALAWKWDPLLRAHSPLPIVEPVVQLVCTQATVPVLLLRGERGMLPQESELRARFPKLKMSAHTVAGTGHHAHVDAPQAVARLITAAWTR
- the purE gene encoding 5-(carboxyamino)imidazole ribonucleotide mutase gives rise to the protein MANPLVGIIMGSKTDLEVLNGAVEILKEFGIEHEVRVLSAHRTPEQVLEWSSSAESRGLEVLIAGAGGAAHLPGVVAAKTVLPVLGVPVPSTTLGGADALLSIVQMPKGIPVGTLAIGKSGAANAALLAIAILSGKRPDLRERLRAWRKKRAEEVLQADKSVSGS